Proteins found in one Maridesulfovibrio sp. genomic segment:
- a CDS encoding aspartate ammonia-lyase, whose protein sequence is MRIEQSIVRQAARSTGISEEDLVLLIAEGEERIYKQNEWVFYESSPRRWAGIILEGELELLRGIHGTSRKVGTIVSGSMISEGALLEKDSHSNGAFTQTGARIWQITEQKIESFKENNPELFYRIVAQVAVGINRRMRMLADSVHCKNNSGDLLISGLRREKDSLGTRDVYGHAYYGVQTLRAMENFSISGIYLNNFEHMVEALAMVKKAAAQTNYELGTLDDTRMNAICQACDEILSGELHEHFTVDMFQGGAGTSTNMNANEVIANRGLEIMGYNKGEYHHLHPNDHVNCSQSTNDAYPTAIKLAVLLSSHDLICSLRVFRNALASKGEKFKDVLKMGRTENQDAVPMTLGQEFSAYAVMIDSSISSMEQTAEAFLDINLGATAIGTGINSPRGYADLVAKKLAAISGFPVRRAKNLVEATQNAGVFVRMSASLKLVAVQISKICNDLRVLSSGPRCGLNEINLPPMQPGSSIMPGKVNPVLPEVMNQICYQVMGYDTVVSMAAESSELELCMAEPIIAYDLLHGMMILKNGCISLVERCISGIEANRDVCRSYVQSSIGLVTALVPVIGYEQSAAIAKEALGTDASVYDIILAKGVLTKEQLDEILRPENMTDPREI, encoded by the coding sequence ATGAGAATTGAACAGAGCATTGTCCGTCAGGCAGCTAGGTCAACCGGTATCAGCGAAGAGGATCTGGTTCTATTGATAGCTGAAGGTGAAGAACGGATATATAAGCAGAATGAATGGGTATTCTATGAGTCAAGCCCGCGTCGGTGGGCAGGAATTATCCTTGAAGGCGAGCTTGAACTGCTGCGTGGTATTCATGGCACTTCCCGCAAGGTTGGAACAATAGTTTCCGGTTCCATGATCAGCGAAGGTGCTCTTCTCGAGAAGGACTCTCACTCCAATGGCGCGTTTACGCAAACCGGAGCCAGAATTTGGCAGATAACTGAGCAAAAGATTGAATCTTTCAAAGAAAACAATCCGGAGTTGTTTTACCGTATAGTTGCTCAGGTTGCGGTTGGGATCAACCGGCGCATGCGTATGCTTGCGGATAGTGTCCATTGCAAGAATAACAGCGGTGATCTGCTGATCAGCGGGTTGCGTCGGGAAAAAGATTCTCTTGGTACAAGAGATGTCTATGGTCATGCCTATTATGGTGTTCAAACCCTGCGGGCTATGGAAAATTTTTCCATTTCAGGAATATATCTTAATAATTTTGAACATATGGTTGAAGCTTTGGCCATGGTGAAAAAGGCGGCGGCCCAAACCAATTATGAGTTGGGGACCCTTGACGACACCAGAATGAATGCCATTTGTCAGGCCTGTGATGAAATCCTGAGCGGCGAGTTGCATGAACATTTTACCGTGGACATGTTTCAGGGCGGTGCAGGGACTTCGACCAACATGAATGCCAATGAAGTGATTGCGAATCGGGGCTTGGAGATCATGGGTTATAACAAAGGGGAGTACCACCACCTGCACCCCAATGATCATGTTAATTGTTCTCAATCCACAAATGATGCGTACCCCACGGCGATAAAGTTGGCGGTACTGCTCTCCAGCCACGATCTTATCTGCTCACTGCGGGTTTTTCGGAATGCTCTTGCGAGCAAGGGAGAGAAATTTAAGGATGTACTCAAAATGGGGCGCACGGAAAATCAGGATGCGGTTCCCATGACCCTCGGTCAGGAGTTCAGCGCCTACGCGGTGATGATAGACAGCTCCATCAGTTCCATGGAGCAAACCGCCGAGGCATTTCTTGATATTAACCTCGGAGCTACGGCTATTGGAACCGGTATCAACAGTCCTCGGGGCTATGCCGATCTGGTGGCGAAAAAGCTTGCGGCAATCAGCGGTTTTCCTGTCAGGAGAGCAAAAAATCTGGTGGAAGCAACACAAAATGCAGGCGTTTTTGTACGCATGTCAGCCAGCCTGAAACTGGTGGCCGTGCAGATATCCAAAATTTGTAACGACCTGCGCGTACTTTCTTCCGGACCCAGATGTGGTTTGAACGAGATCAATCTGCCCCCGATGCAGCCCGGTTCATCTATTATGCCGGGCAAGGTTAATCCGGTTCTTCCTGAAGTGATGAATCAGATATGTTATCAGGTCATGGGATATGACACCGTGGTTTCCATGGCTGCAGAGTCCAGTGAACTGGAACTGTGCATGGCAGAGCCGATTATCGCATATGACCTGCTGCATGGAATGATGATTCTTAAAAACGGCTGCATATCTCTGGTGGAACGCTGCATAAGCGGTATCGAAGCCAATAGAGACGTGTGCAGGAGCTATGTTCAAAGCAGTATAGGTCTGGTGACCGCATTGGTCCCTGTTATCGGTTATGAGCAGTCCGCAGCGATCGCCAAGGAAGCTCTTGGGACCGATGCCAGCGTGTACGATATTATACTCGCAAAAGGGGTGCTTACCAAAGAACAACTGGATGAGATTCTTCGCCCGGAAAATATGACTGATCCTCGGGAAATTTAA
- a CDS encoding FAD-binding oxidoreductase: MKKHADVIIIGGGIIGCSTAYYLAKKGKTVIVLEKGKGIGYGGSGRNGGGVRQSGRDKRELPLAMYGVQNLWPNLSEELGMNVEYYQHGNLRLGKNDEHLEILGGLTDVAVSLGLDVKMVSGDEVREICPHLSNEVTGASWCQSDGHANPLLTTSAFYKKARQLGVSFLFEQSVLSIKTVAGRARKVVTTNEEFEAEKIVLAAGYESRAIANTVGVDVPMKRVALDTLVTNAQPPMFYQMLGTAMADFYGHQTTHGSFVFGGGSPLDGSIKSIANHPQAKATAATCKGILSYIPALKHAKVVRTWVGFIDWCEDKVPVLDHVKEVPGLILACGFSGHGFGIAPSVGTVISEMACDEMPSIDICELGFDRFADRE; this comes from the coding sequence ATGAAAAAGCATGCAGATGTCATCATCATAGGTGGCGGTATTATAGGTTGTTCGACTGCCTATTATTTGGCCAAAAAAGGTAAAACGGTCATCGTTCTGGAGAAAGGAAAGGGCATCGGATATGGCGGATCAGGTCGTAATGGAGGCGGAGTGCGCCAATCAGGCCGGGACAAAAGAGAGCTGCCTCTGGCCATGTATGGAGTACAGAACCTCTGGCCGAACTTATCCGAAGAGCTAGGGATGAACGTCGAATACTACCAGCACGGAAACCTCCGGCTTGGTAAAAATGATGAGCACCTTGAGATTTTAGGCGGACTTACTGACGTAGCGGTTTCCTTGGGGCTTGATGTGAAAATGGTAAGTGGCGATGAAGTCAGGGAGATTTGTCCGCATCTTTCTAATGAGGTAACCGGGGCCAGCTGGTGCCAAAGTGACGGTCATGCAAATCCTCTGCTGACAACATCGGCATTCTATAAAAAAGCACGCCAGCTTGGAGTCTCATTCCTTTTTGAGCAAAGTGTACTTTCAATCAAGACGGTTGCGGGCCGGGCGAGAAAGGTTGTCACTACAAACGAGGAGTTCGAGGCGGAAAAAATTGTTCTTGCTGCGGGCTATGAGAGTCGTGCTATCGCAAATACCGTAGGAGTGGATGTTCCCATGAAGCGCGTAGCACTGGATACTCTGGTCACCAATGCGCAGCCTCCCATGTTCTATCAGATGCTTGGAACAGCCATGGCTGATTTTTACGGTCATCAAACGACCCACGGCTCCTTTGTGTTTGGCGGCGGTTCTCCTCTGGATGGCAGCATTAAGAGTATTGCAAACCATCCTCAGGCAAAAGCTACAGCAGCGACATGCAAAGGGATTCTAAGCTATATACCCGCGTTGAAACATGCAAAGGTGGTTCGGACGTGGGTCGGTTTCATCGATTGGTGCGAGGATAAAGTTCCGGTCCTTGATCATGTTAAAGAGGTTCCCGGACTGATTCTGGCCTGTGGCTTCTCCGGCCATGGGTTCGGAATAGCCCCTTCCGTTGGCACAGTCATATCAGAAATGGCATGCGACGAAATGCCTTCCATTGATATCTGTGAACTTGGTTTTGATCGGTTTGCCGACAGGGAGTAG
- a CDS encoding S8 family serine peptidase, translating to MRWMSFSVFILAFFILILGSFITISPAVAGSQPQLYFQNRHLDPLKEKLVPKLLPEDSAASTKKTEAPSVSTSFARTMTRLFSFSADVEVEKYDYYIIQFNGPVQEEWKETLKGLGAVFHDYVPQYAFIVKLGTSKVDSVKRCGFVRWIGEYEPELKLSNRLFDVTPGELEKRGGLMELRILAFPGESRSALLSSIRTAGGTVLSEDSSDWGIQIGVSIPVEKISALKDIKGVKWIERAPIHRMDNNISTGIIEARFEQEKVWPVSGTKLFGKGQLIAICDSGIDSGDPDNMHEDFSDGQGGSRVTDTVFDKASAKDYIGHGTHVAGTVAGNGMASGASPQSEFFPSTSYAGIAPEADLFFQSVGAEDGSSGLPGIPSDISELFQPAYDAGARIHTNSWGTSGAGSYSSESLTVDQFMWTNKDFLILYAAGNNGYDKDMNGIVDPYSIDSPATAKNCLSVGASESYRMGADEGFASRSYGLFRTYAEPISSDLFSDKPYGLASFSSRGPTLDGRYKPEVVAPGTNILSTRSSFQVGDGWGPFDDNYYWSGGTSMATPLVAGMAALMREYLIEEERIADPSAALIKTGIIHGSVSLAPGQFGTEAYREISGQPDFAQGWGRVDLSRSINSDSSCKIEYHDIKSSAPADNSYVKTFTFDVEDANKPFKATLGWTDYPGTPAVQGGLVNDLDLRVQKPDGTWVYPDNAMGLSSLTQYLYVSSVSGFYTGSSAGIMFTPPSYPCSLESVLVAFRNENSLVSQVDVVVYSYSGGVGEELFRKSFAYIPSGEYALPVGLNIFSGNIVVAVEKTSTSLGVCCATGNPTSRGLVKDGGVWQTATITPAIVANFRTASPATDLDHINNTESVTIENPEHGIYKAEVSVSNLPEGPQPYALVMSGMVGEKPTDGEVEIDTEQPDAPPATLLHKSSASCSAESVNAGYGTSLENVYSAETSFRLQTLSDSTLSIKYAVSGLPAISAEDLVLTKLYSNGTSKDFKYAGYKNYSDGNWWLSDVSGHFIDPNTKLSTANSYYVVSVIKDGGEYDVNPETGVIDDPQILGSNSPAGSAGCVIGTDDDIGVPVLILFALLAIALRLYADRRSKEC from the coding sequence ATGAGATGGATGTCTTTTTCAGTATTTATTCTTGCATTCTTTATTCTGATTTTAGGCTCTTTTATTACAATATCCCCGGCTGTCGCCGGTTCTCAACCTCAGCTTTATTTTCAGAACAGGCACCTCGACCCGTTAAAAGAAAAGTTAGTCCCCAAACTCCTGCCCGAGGATAGTGCCGCCTCCACAAAAAAAACTGAAGCACCCTCAGTCTCCACGTCTTTTGCGCGAACCATGACCAGACTTTTTTCTTTTTCCGCTGACGTTGAAGTGGAAAAATACGATTATTATATTATCCAGTTCAACGGACCGGTTCAGGAAGAATGGAAAGAAACACTTAAAGGTCTTGGGGCGGTTTTTCATGATTATGTTCCCCAATACGCTTTTATCGTTAAGCTGGGAACTTCCAAGGTTGATTCGGTTAAGCGCTGCGGTTTTGTACGGTGGATAGGTGAATATGAACCCGAGTTGAAATTATCAAACCGCCTTTTTGACGTCACTCCCGGGGAGCTGGAAAAGCGGGGCGGATTAATGGAGCTGCGGATTCTGGCTTTTCCCGGTGAGAGCCGTTCAGCCCTGCTCAGCAGTATCCGCACAGCGGGAGGCACCGTTCTTAGTGAAGATTCCTCGGACTGGGGAATCCAGATCGGTGTCAGCATACCTGTTGAGAAGATCAGCGCCCTTAAGGACATCAAGGGCGTAAAATGGATTGAAAGAGCACCCATACACAGAATGGACAACAATATTTCGACCGGCATAATCGAGGCTCGGTTCGAACAGGAAAAAGTATGGCCTGTCTCAGGAACTAAGCTATTCGGTAAAGGGCAGCTCATAGCCATCTGTGACAGTGGTATTGATAGTGGTGATCCTGACAATATGCACGAAGATTTCAGCGACGGACAAGGTGGCAGCAGAGTAACCGACACCGTTTTTGATAAAGCCAGCGCTAAAGATTACATCGGGCATGGAACCCACGTGGCCGGGACTGTAGCCGGTAACGGAATGGCTTCCGGGGCATCCCCGCAGTCTGAATTTTTTCCTTCTACCAGTTATGCCGGTATTGCCCCCGAGGCGGATCTGTTTTTCCAGAGTGTCGGAGCTGAGGATGGAAGCTCCGGTTTACCGGGGATTCCTAGTGATATTTCGGAACTTTTTCAGCCCGCTTACGATGCCGGAGCACGCATCCATACAAACAGTTGGGGAACATCAGGAGCAGGAAGTTATAGTAGTGAGTCCTTAACTGTTGATCAGTTTATGTGGACTAATAAAGATTTTTTAATACTCTATGCTGCCGGTAATAATGGATATGATAAAGATATGAACGGAATTGTCGATCCTTATTCAATCGATTCTCCGGCAACAGCAAAAAACTGCCTCTCTGTAGGGGCTTCCGAGTCTTATCGCATGGGGGCGGATGAGGGGTTTGCCTCAAGATCATATGGCCTGTTTCGTACATACGCGGAACCGATCAGTTCTGATTTATTCTCAGATAAACCATATGGTCTGGCTTCATTCTCCAGCCGGGGGCCAACGCTTGACGGAAGGTATAAGCCGGAGGTCGTCGCCCCGGGGACAAATATTTTGTCCACCCGTTCATCCTTTCAGGTTGGAGACGGTTGGGGGCCTTTCGATGATAATTATTACTGGTCCGGCGGTACCAGCATGGCTACTCCTCTCGTTGCCGGCATGGCTGCATTGATGCGGGAATATCTGATTGAAGAGGAGAGGATTGCCGACCCAAGTGCTGCACTTATTAAAACCGGTATTATCCACGGTTCCGTCTCACTTGCACCGGGCCAATTCGGAACAGAGGCTTATCGTGAAATATCCGGGCAGCCGGACTTCGCGCAGGGGTGGGGCCGGGTCGACCTGAGCCGTTCCATTAATTCTGATAGCAGTTGCAAAATCGAATATCACGATATTAAAAGTTCCGCTCCAGCTGATAATTCATACGTCAAAACGTTTACGTTCGATGTGGAAGATGCCAACAAGCCTTTTAAAGCCACCCTTGGCTGGACTGATTACCCGGGAACGCCGGCGGTTCAGGGAGGGCTGGTTAATGATCTTGATCTAAGGGTTCAAAAGCCGGACGGAACATGGGTTTACCCGGACAATGCGATGGGATTAAGCTCGCTTACTCAGTACTTATATGTTTCTTCTGTTTCAGGTTTTTATACAGGTTCTTCAGCCGGAATAATGTTTACCCCACCATCTTATCCCTGTTCTCTGGAGTCAGTCCTTGTGGCTTTTAGAAACGAGAATAGTCTGGTATCACAAGTTGACGTGGTGGTTTACAGCTATTCAGGGGGAGTGGGTGAAGAACTTTTCAGAAAGTCCTTTGCATACATTCCTTCAGGTGAATATGCTTTGCCTGTGGGATTAAATATTTTTTCCGGGAATATAGTCGTTGCGGTTGAAAAAACGAGTACTTCATTAGGTGTTTGCTGTGCCACAGGTAATCCTACTTCTCGTGGATTGGTAAAGGATGGAGGTGTATGGCAAACCGCTACGATAACTCCCGCTATAGTTGCTAATTTCAGAACAGCTTCGCCCGCTACTGATTTGGACCATATTAATAACACTGAATCTGTTACCATAGAAAATCCCGAGCACGGAATTTATAAGGCAGAGGTTTCGGTATCCAACCTTCCTGAAGGACCACAGCCATACGCTCTGGTTATGAGCGGCATGGTTGGCGAAAAACCGACGGATGGTGAAGTTGAAATTGACACGGAACAGCCGGATGCTCCTCCCGCTACTCTTTTGCATAAATCAAGCGCAAGCTGCTCCGCGGAAAGTGTGAATGCCGGATATGGAACCTCTCTGGAAAATGTGTACAGCGCCGAGACTTCATTCCGCTTGCAGACTCTCTCTGACAGTACTTTGAGCATCAAGTATGCGGTAAGCGGTCTGCCCGCAATCTCAGCCGAAGATCTGGTTCTGACCAAGTTATACAGCAACGGGACCAGTAAGGATTTTAAATATGCGGGATATAAAAATTACAGCGATGGTAATTGGTGGCTTTCCGATGTTTCCGGGCATTTCATAGATCCTAATACCAAGCTGAGCACCGCAAATTCATATTATGTTGTATCGGTAATTAAAGATGGCGGAGAATATGACGTAAACCCGGAAACAGGTGTGATTGATGATCCGCAGATACTGGGCTCAAATAGTCCCGCTGGATCAGCAGGATGTGTCATCGGTACCGATGATGATATAGGTGTTCCGGTACTTATTTTGTTTGCGCTTCTTGCAATTGCTCTGCGTCTTTATGCTGATCGGAGATCAAAGGAGTGCTAG
- a CDS encoding NAD(P)/FAD-dependent oxidoreductase: MDKLYDLIIVGAGPGGLAAAVTADKLGLSALLVDEQPEPGGQIYRSIERSLPENAHVLGKDYFAGKQLVDEFRASGADYMPNNTVWNIEGSFNVDTVVTDTLHRVRARQLLFSVGAVERPVPIPNWTLPGVMGAAAADILFKSADMVPEGPVVLAGSGPLLLLAACHLIDNGVEIAAMVETSGMRDYLKAIPHLPGALRRSSYLFKGLQMKYAVKRAGVPVYTGCRDLSIIGKEQAEGLRFTCRGKKQEVAAATVLLHEGVIPNLRLTQLLNCEHEWYVPQRYWRPVLDQWGQTSVPGISVAGDGGGIFGGQVAEVAGHIAAINIAYQLDKFTDSERDRLAQPYLNKAKREKLIRPFLDHVFPPSRQALVPPDDETVVCRCEELTAGQIREAIAQGARHPSQIKIQTRAGMGPCQGRMCATTITEMIADSCSLDITSIGLPKARSPQQSLTIEQFASLELGEGS, translated from the coding sequence ATGGATAAGCTCTATGATCTGATTATTGTTGGTGCTGGACCCGGAGGACTTGCGGCTGCGGTCACCGCCGACAAATTGGGCCTTTCGGCTCTGCTGGTAGATGAACAGCCCGAGCCCGGAGGTCAAATATATCGTTCAATTGAAAGGAGTCTCCCGGAAAACGCCCACGTTCTTGGCAAGGATTATTTCGCAGGCAAGCAGTTGGTTGACGAGTTTCGTGCTTCAGGCGCTGACTATATGCCGAACAACACTGTCTGGAATATCGAAGGCTCGTTCAATGTTGACACCGTAGTCACAGACACACTGCATCGAGTGCGTGCCCGTCAGCTACTGTTCAGCGTCGGGGCAGTGGAACGCCCGGTTCCGATTCCTAACTGGACGCTTCCCGGAGTTATGGGTGCCGCAGCCGCGGATATTCTGTTCAAGTCAGCAGATATGGTGCCTGAAGGACCTGTTGTTCTGGCAGGCAGCGGACCGCTGTTGCTGCTGGCAGCCTGCCACCTTATTGATAACGGAGTTGAGATCGCCGCAATGGTCGAAACATCCGGTATGCGAGATTATCTTAAGGCGATCCCCCATCTGCCCGGGGCACTGCGTCGAAGCAGCTACCTTTTTAAAGGCTTACAGATGAAATACGCGGTTAAACGCGCAGGCGTGCCGGTGTACACAGGGTGTCGCGATCTTTCTATAATAGGCAAGGAACAGGCAGAAGGTTTGCGTTTTACCTGCCGTGGTAAAAAGCAGGAAGTTGCCGCAGCAACTGTTCTGTTGCACGAAGGGGTAATCCCGAACCTGCGTCTTACCCAGCTGCTCAATTGTGAGCACGAATGGTACGTCCCGCAGCGGTACTGGAGACCTGTGCTTGATCAGTGGGGCCAGACGAGCGTGCCCGGTATTTCTGTCGCTGGCGACGGCGGCGGAATTTTCGGTGGGCAGGTTGCGGAAGTCGCAGGCCACATCGCTGCAATCAACATTGCCTATCAGCTGGATAAATTTACTGATTCGGAACGTGACCGTTTGGCTCAGCCGTATCTGAACAAGGCCAAACGCGAAAAGTTGATTCGCCCATTTCTCGACCATGTCTTTCCACCCAGCCGACAGGCGCTGGTTCCCCCGGATGATGAAACCGTTGTCTGTCGCTGTGAAGAATTGACAGCAGGACAAATCCGGGAAGCCATAGCGCAGGGAGCGCGCCATCCTTCTCAGATCAAAATACAAACACGAGCCGGGATGGGCCCTTGTCAGGGGCGAATGTGCGCAACAACCATTACCGAAATGATTGCCGATAGCTGCTCGCTTGATATTACATCGATTGGCTTGCCTAAGGCCAGATCTCCTCAACAATCCTTGACCATTGAACAATTTGCAAGTCTGGAATTGGGAGAGGGCAGTTGA
- a CDS encoding TIGR00341 family protein: protein MPLRVIEIITPNEDKDDVYKTLEKHRPDEGYVFWVSSNEGGSSLTFRVILDVKESENVLDRLENFFTWKDVYRIIVFPVEATIPRLKSIEEETEDSEEAKEKKKQLKNRLSREELYADVLDTSVLSRSYILLIIFSSIVAVIGLLKNNVAIIIGAMVLAPLLGPNVGLSLATTLGDDDLSKASSKTLVTGILLAFAITFVAGIFINVDVGEPSSELMMRAYTDFSDIILAIVSGAAGIISFTLGVPTSLVGVMVALSLLPPLSACGLFLGAGHIHYAIGAATLFFANIICLNLSGVVTFLLMGVQPLAWWKREQVKVTALRITGVWGVLLAILSALLFFDMLK from the coding sequence ATGCCGCTTAGAGTTATTGAAATAATTACCCCCAATGAAGACAAAGACGATGTGTATAAAACTCTTGAAAAACACCGTCCGGATGAAGGTTATGTCTTTTGGGTCTCCTCCAATGAAGGGGGCAGTTCTCTTACTTTCAGGGTGATATTGGATGTAAAAGAGTCTGAAAATGTTCTTGATCGTTTGGAAAATTTTTTTACGTGGAAGGATGTATATCGAATTATTGTTTTTCCGGTTGAAGCTACAATTCCGCGCTTGAAAAGTATTGAAGAGGAAACTGAAGACAGTGAAGAGGCTAAAGAAAAGAAAAAGCAATTAAAGAACCGGTTAAGCCGGGAAGAGCTTTACGCAGATGTTCTGGATACGTCCGTTTTATCGCGCAGTTATATCCTGCTCATCATTTTTTCCTCGATTGTTGCGGTTATAGGACTCTTAAAAAATAATGTAGCCATCATAATCGGGGCTATGGTTCTAGCTCCTCTGCTGGGACCTAATGTGGGCTTATCGCTGGCCACAACGCTCGGGGATGACGATCTCTCAAAAGCTTCATCCAAAACCCTTGTAACCGGGATTCTTCTGGCATTCGCGATTACTTTTGTAGCCGGAATATTTATTAATGTAGATGTCGGTGAACCCTCTTCTGAACTGATGATGAGGGCCTACACAGATTTTTCGGATATAATTCTCGCGATTGTTTCGGGAGCGGCGGGGATTATTTCTTTTACGCTTGGAGTTCCTACTTCCTTGGTTGGAGTTATGGTCGCCCTGTCGCTTCTACCGCCCCTTAGTGCCTGCGGGTTGTTTTTAGGTGCCGGGCATATTCATTATGCAATCGGCGCGGCTACTTTGTTTTTTGCCAACATAATTTGTCTGAATCTTTCGGGGGTTGTAACTTTTCTACTTATGGGCGTTCAGCCTTTGGCCTGGTGGAAAAGAGAACAGGTAAAGGTCACTGCTTTGCGAATTACCGGTGTTTGGGGAGTTCTTTTGGCAATACTCAGCGCTCTTTTGTTTTTTGATATGCTCAAATAG
- a CDS encoding (2Fe-2S)-binding protein, protein MLKRLHENRSEEDLVTIIFEGEELKVPAMDTVIAAVMAAGAGYNRTSPISGEHRSAYCHMGVCYECLMEIDGIPNQQACKIQVREGMVINRQYSDKDIANG, encoded by the coding sequence ATGTTGAAAAGGTTGCATGAAAATAGGTCTGAAGAAGATCTGGTGACCATTATATTTGAAGGCGAGGAGCTGAAAGTTCCGGCAATGGATACCGTTATAGCCGCGGTTATGGCGGCCGGAGCAGGTTATAATCGGACTTCGCCAATCAGTGGCGAACACCGTTCTGCATACTGCCATATGGGCGTTTGCTACGAATGCCTCATGGAAATTGATGGAATTCCCAATCAACAGGCCTGCAAAATTCAGGTGCGGGAAGGTATGGTAATCAATCGACAGTACTCCGACAAGGATATAGCAAATGGATAA
- a CDS encoding hemopexin repeat-containing protein, with protein MKRYCGTRLFFTFAFLFTLFTLTPNTSHALKMDDVSNLINSLADTSGGFNVDAASNWGNNKAYLFNGDLYSRFNIRADRTDSGYPKYLDQNTWPGVPWTDGVDAIVNWGNGKAYLFKDNQYIRYDIRADRADPGYPKYISQNTWPGVPWRYGIDAAVNWGNGKVYLFKGNQYIRYDIRADRADPGYPKYISQNTWPGVPWRNGIDAAVNWGNGKVYIFKGDQYIRYDIRSDRADPGYPKYIDQNSWPGLSF; from the coding sequence ATGAAACGTTATTGTGGTACTAGGCTGTTTTTTACTTTTGCTTTTTTATTCACTCTATTTACTCTGACTCCTAATACGTCCCATGCATTAAAAATGGATGACGTCTCAAACCTTATCAATTCGCTTGCCGATACGTCCGGTGGGTTCAATGTGGACGCTGCCTCCAATTGGGGTAACAACAAAGCTTATCTTTTTAACGGAGATCTCTATAGCCGTTTTAACATCAGGGCGGATAGAACCGATTCAGGGTATCCCAAATATCTTGACCAGAATACTTGGCCCGGTGTCCCTTGGACAGATGGTGTTGATGCAATCGTTAATTGGGGGAATGGTAAGGCTTACCTTTTTAAAGACAATCAATATATCCGCTATGACATCAGGGCGGATAGAGCCGATCCAGGTTATCCAAAATATATAAGCCAGAACACATGGCCCGGCGTGCCATGGAGATATGGTATAGATGCGGCTGTGAATTGGGGAAATGGTAAAGTTTACTTATTTAAAGGCAATCAATATATCCGTTATGACATCAGGGCGGATAGAGCCGATCCAGGTTATCCCAAATATATAAGCCAGAACACATGGCCCGGTGTGCCATGGAGAAACGGTATTGATGCAGCTGTGAATTGGGGGAATGGTAAAGTTTATATCTTTAAAGGCGATCAATATATTCGCTATGACATTAGATCGGATAGAGCCGACCCAGGTTATCCCAAATATATTGACCAGAATAGCTGGCCCGGATTGTCATTTTAG
- the corA gene encoding magnesium/cobalt transporter CorA encodes MARFLRNTDQKAGMPPGSLVFTGQYKVSEPTARIVEYSSSEIKDIKLESLADISRYPDPGKRMWLNIDGVHDPELIKNIGDTFAIPSMAMEDILDTGQRPFIEDHQDQIFTTLKILVSGDAEQKIVTEQICFVLDENCLITFQEQPNSIFDPVRKRLAKHKSKIRQYGPDYLFYTLMDSVLENYLKVIEIIGERIEDLEEEITEEPSSEHLESINFYRREIAYIRKSIRPVREIVLKLNKLDSEFISDAALVYMKELPNMIDQALESLEIYKDILGDLFTTYHVFMATRLNETMKFLTIFSTIFIPLTFLAGIYGMNFDTMPGLHSPHGFLLSIVIMALIAAVMLMLFRLKKWL; translated from the coding sequence ATGGCAAGATTTTTAAGAAATACGGATCAAAAAGCGGGCATGCCTCCCGGTTCTCTGGTTTTTACAGGGCAATACAAAGTATCGGAGCCTACAGCCCGGATTGTTGAATATAGCAGTTCGGAAATAAAAGATATCAAACTTGAATCGTTAGCCGATATTTCCCGGTATCCTGACCCGGGCAAAAGAATGTGGCTGAATATTGACGGAGTTCATGATCCCGAACTCATAAAGAATATCGGCGATACTTTCGCTATACCTTCCATGGCAATGGAAGACATTCTTGATACAGGTCAACGACCTTTTATCGAGGATCATCAGGACCAGATTTTTACTACCCTGAAAATATTGGTTTCAGGCGATGCCGAACAAAAGATAGTCACCGAGCAGATATGTTTTGTTTTAGATGAAAATTGTCTGATCACATTTCAGGAACAACCGAATTCCATTTTTGACCCCGTTCGTAAAAGGCTTGCCAAGCATAAAAGCAAGATCAGGCAATATGGGCCGGATTATCTGTTTTATACGCTTATGGACAGTGTTCTTGAGAACTATTTGAAAGTGATAGAGATAATCGGAGAACGAATTGAAGATCTGGAAGAGGAAATAACAGAAGAGCCTTCCTCGGAGCATCTGGAGAGCATCAATTTTTATCGTCGTGAGATTGCTTATATCCGGAAATCCATCAGACCGGTACGTGAAATTGTATTAAAGCTGAATAAGCTTGATTCCGAATTTATTTCCGATGCCGCTCTCGTCTATATGAAAGAGCTTCCGAATATGATTGATCAGGCATTGGAGTCTCTTGAAATATACAAAGACATTCTTGGTGATTTATTCACTACTTATCATGTGTTTATGGCTACCCGGTTAAACGAGACCATGAAATTTTTAACCATTTTTTCCACTATTTTTATCCCATTGACCTTCCTTGCCGGTATATACGGCATGAATTTCGATACAATGCCCGGGCTGCATAGTCCTCACGGGTTTTTACTTTCTATTGTAATAATGGCTTTGATAGCCGCGGTCATGCTGATGTTATTCAGATTAAAAAAATGGCTGTAA